The Psilocybe cubensis strain MGC-MH-2018 chromosome 7, whole genome shotgun sequence genome has a window encoding:
- a CDS encoding clathrin associated protein complex large subunit, with protein MFPPCHSCVTPILRLGARALQKSSYSRKGGPIFMVYNNLKALIKGIRSCKTVADERALIQQESAAIRASFREEDSFQRHNNIAKLLYIHMLGSPAHFGQIECLKLVASPRFSDKRLGYLGIMLLLDENQEVLTLVTNSLKNDMNHSNMYAVGLALCTFANIASEEMSRDLANEIEKLLGSSNTYIRKKAALCALRVVKKVPDIADHFTSKAKNLLTDRNHGVLLTAITLVTEMCQIDNAILDEFRTAVPLLVRNLKSLVTTGYSPEHDVSGITDPFLQVKILRLLRMLGKGDEQASETMNDILAQVATNTDSSKNVGNSILYETVLTVLEIEADTGLRVMAINILGKFLSNKDNNIRYVALNTLNKVVSMDTNAVQRHRNIILDCLRDGDISIRRRALELSYALINEQNVRILIRELLAFLEVADDEFKLGLTTQISLAAERFAPNKRWHIDTVLRVLKLAGNFVREEILSAFIRLVAHTPELQSYTASKLYLALKSDISQESLTLAATWILGEYSEIILQGGIVDEDQTITITDKDLVDLVLSILDSPYANYLVRQFVLAAVTKIAARSTTSVPEQDRIAEVLAKYTTSPELELQQRAVEFASLFSLGDTRIGVLEQMPPPEIKATVMGVVSEKKPVGSTKGQDADLLGDEIISTPGAPVNQPAASVQSNQDLLAEIFGSSSVTSDSVSPPVPQQKSSVNDILGLFGNSGPASPAPQQPYSATPSFSTPAPSYTPNQAASPPPQAAAAAAAQRYPSYPAYDKNGLKITLTPQTSPTKPGVVMILARFQVSGGEPATGLSFQAAVPKSQQLQMLPMSNSNINLGATETQQMRVLAPVGSAVRLRLRIAYSIAGQNFQEQVDFSGFPPGLTGTPS; from the exons ATGTTCCCACCGTGTCACAGTTGTGTCACGCCGATATTGAGGCTGGGCGCAAGGGCTCTCCAAAAGTCAAGTTACAGTCGCAAAGGAGGCCCTATATTCATGGTCTACAACAATCTCAAGG CCCTTATCAAGGGAATCCGCTCATGCAAG ACCGTGGCAGATGAACGCGCCCTCATCCAACAGGAGTCGGCCGCCATTCGTGCATCGTTTAGGGAAGAGGACTCCTTCCAACGGCACAACAACATCGCGAAGCTCCTGTATATCCATATGCTAGGCTCCCCTGCCCACTTTGGACAAATTGAATGTTTGAAACTCGTCGCCAGCCCCCGCTTTTCAGACAAGCGTCTGGGATATCTTGGGATTATGCTTTTGCTAGACGAGAATCAGGAAGTCCTTACTCTGGTGACCAACTCTCTTAAAAA TGACATGAACCACTCCAATATGTACGCCGTTGGGCTCGCACTCTGTACCTTTGCCAACATTGCATCAGAAGAGATGTCCCGCGATCTTGCTAATGAGATAGAGAAATTGCTTGGATCCAGCAATACTTATATTCGCAAAAAG GCCGCACTTTGCGCGTTACGCGTAGTCAAGAAAGTTCCTGATATTGCAGACCATTTCACTTCGAAAGCCAAGAATCTCCTGACAGATCGCAACCATGGTGTCCTATTAACTGCCATTACACTTGTCACTGAGATGTGTCAAATCGACAACGCGATTTTGGATGAATTCCGCACT GCTGTTCCACTGCTTGTTCGCAATCTAAAATCGTTGGTGACGACGGGATATAGCCCAGAGCATGACGTCTCAGGGATAACCGATCCCTTCCTCCAAGTCAAAATATTGCGATTGCTGCGGATGCTAGGAAAGGGAGACGAACAAGCTAGCGAGACGATGAACGATATTCTGGCACAA GTTGCGACCAACACGGATTCATCCAAGAATGTCGGAAATTCGATTTTGTATGAAACTGTACTCACAGTCCTAGAAATTGAAGCGGACACAGGTCTGCGGGTCATGGCCATTAACATCCTCGGGAAGTTTTTGAGCAACAAAGATAACAACATTCG ATACGTCGCGCTCAACACCCTCAACAAAGTAGTGTCAATGGACACGAACGCTGTGCAACGCCATAGGAACATCATTCTCGATTGCTTGAGGGACGGGGATATCTCCATTCGCAGACGTGCCCTTGAGCTTTCGTATGCGTTGATCAATGAGCAGAATGTTCGCATTCTGATTCGCGAATTATTGGCTTTCCTGGAAGTTGCGGACGACGAATTCAAACTGGGATTGACAACTCAGATTTCTCTGGCAGCTGAGCGATTTGCTCCCAACAAACGATGGCATATTGACACTGTGCTACGTGTTTTGAAATTG GCTGGAAATTTTGTTCGCGAAGAAATTCTATCTGCATTTATTAGACTTGTTGCACACACTCCCGAACTCCAGTCTTATACAGCATCGAAATTATATCTGGCTCTCAAGTCAGACATTTCTCAGGAATCATTAACACTGGCAGCAACATGGATTCTGGGTGAATACAGTGAAATCATTCTACAGGGAGGTATCGTAGATGAAGACCAGACAATTACC ATTACAGACAAGGATCTGGTCGACCTGGTGCTATCCATTCTTGACTCCCCTTACGCCAACTACCTAGTTCGTCAATTTGTCCTCGCAGCGGTAACAAAGATCGCAGCACGTAGCACAACATCTGTCCCAGAACAAGACCGCATTGCTGAAGTGCTAGCAAAATATACCACCAGCCCTGAACTGGAATTGCAGCAGCGAGCAGTCGAATTTGCTAGTTTGTTTAGCCTGGGAGATACGCGAATTGGTGTCCTGGAACAAATGCCGCCTCCAGAGATCAAGGCGACTGTTATGGGAGTTG TCAGCGAGAAGAAGCCTGTGGGGTCTACCAAAGGCCAAGAC GCGGATCTTTTGGGTGACGAAATTATTTCAACACCAGGCGCGCCTGTCAATCAGCCTGCCGCGTCTGTGCAATCGAACCAAGACCTGCTTGCTGAAATTTTTGGCTCATCTTCCGTAACTTCAGACTCTGTATCCCCTCCTGTTCCTCAGCAAAAATCCTCGGTCAATGACATTCTCGGGTTGTTTGGCAACTCCGGCCCAGCTTCTCCCGCTCCCCAACAGCCCTACTCAGCCACACCTTCATTTTCTACCCCCGCACCATCATACACCCCCAATCAAGCCGCTTCACCCCCACCACAGGccgctgcagctgcagctgcacaGCGTTATCCCTCATACCCAGCGTACGATAAGAACGGCCTGAAAATTACTCTTACGCCACAAACGTCGCCCACAAAACCGGGTGTGGTGATGATTTTGGCGCGTTTCCAGGTGTCTGGCGGTGAGCCTGCTACTGGTTTGAGTTTCCAGGCTGCTGTTCCAAAG TCACAGCAGCTACAGATGCTTCCCATGTCCAACTCCAATATTAACCTAGGCGCTACTGAAACCCAACAAATGAGAGTTTTGGCTCCAGTTGGA AGCGCCGTCCGTTTACGCTTGCGGATAGCCTACAGTATAGCTGGTCAAAATTTCCAGGAGCAGGTCGACTTTTCCGGCTTCCCACCTGGCCTCACTGGCACTCCTTCATGA